TCTGGTTCTGTTTTGCTTCGTAAGCCTGCCATTACCTGCCCGGCAATATTCTTTGGTGTAAGACTCGTTTTCACATCACGCCAGTCATACCGGATGGCTTTCTCCAGTTCGGCCCGGCGCATTTTAAGCCGATTCTTTTCTTCCTTTAGCTGCTTTGCATTTTTAAACTTTTTCATTGCCTTCCTCCTCGTCTTTGAATAATTGCTGCAAAATGGCATTCATGATGGGCAGCTTCAACAGCCTTACCCGCAGTGTCCACACCAGCACAGCAAACAATAAATAAATACCGGCAACGATCAAAAAACCCCAGTAATATTCGCCGGTAAGTTTAGCAAAAACAAAAGCCAGGGCCACACTGCTGAATACCAGGAAAAAAATAAAGACCATCAGCACGATGGCCACGGCAATGATATTAGACAACACACCCGACGTTTTCTCGGCAATGCTCAACTTGGCCGATGTGATGTGGTTATTCACATACTCTTTTACGTGTTCGGCCATTTCTTCCACTTTGGCGAATGTGTTTTCCATTACGGGCTGTTTTGCTTTTTATTTTGTTTATGCAAATTCCTCCACTTTCTCTTTTAGACCGGTTTTCAGTTCATTCAGTTTTTCCATTCCCTTGCCGAATTTGTGCTTTACATCATCGGTCATTTTTTTTCCTTCATCTACAATTTTTTTCCGGGTATCGGAACCTTTACCCGGGGCAAACAGGATCCCCAGAACAGCGCCTGCGGCAACGCCGGCTGCAAGGGCAACGAGTATTTTACTGCTGTTTTTCATTTTGATTTGTTTTAGTTGTTTTGCCGGTATTTACCGGTAAACAAATATTAGGTTTTTTTCTGCTTTTTTCAATGATAACTGTCATCAAATATTTTGACCCTTGTCATTGCAGTGGCGGGCTTGCGGCGATAAGTTTACAAAAAAATCATGCAAAAGATCATCGCCGCATTCGACGGCCTCAAATATTCAACCAGCACAAGGGATCATGCCATTGCCCTGGCCCGGTCCGGCAACATGCACCTGACGGGTGTTTTCCTGGATGATGTTACCTACACCAGCTACAAGGTTTATGAGCTGATCACCAAAGACGGGGTATCGGATAAAAAGCTGAAACAGCTGGCTAAGAAAGACTATGATACCCGTAACAAGGCGGTTGCTGATTTTGAAAATGCCTGCCGGAAGGCCGGCGTGGAATACAATATCCACCACGACCGGAAAACCGCCCTGAAAGAACTGCTGCACGAAAGCATTTATGCCGACCTTATCATCATCGACAGCAAAGAAACGCTTACACATTACGACGAAAGCCTGCCCACCCGTTTCATACGTGAACTCCTTACCGACGTGCAGTGCCCGGTATTGCTGGTACCCCAGAAATATAAACCCATCGAAAAGATCGCATTGCTCTATGACGGCAGGCCATCATCGGTTCATGCCGTACGGATGTTCAGCTACCTGTATCCGGCACCCGCTGCCATGCATGTAGAAGTGATCTCGGTGAAGGGAATGGGGAACGACATGCATTTACCCGACGGTAAACTGGTGAAGGAATTCATTAAGAATCATTATCCCAAAGCCATTTTTAAAGTATTGAAGGGATTGCCGGAAATAGAGATCGTGAAACACCTGGCACAGGAAAATAAAAATGTACTGGCGGTGCTGGGCGCTTACCGGAGGGGGACGGTATCCCGCTGGTTCAAGGCGAGCATGGCCGATGAACTGATGATCGAATTAAAAACCCCGCTGTTTATTGCACATACCAGGTAACCGGGTTTCATGAAAGTTCAGGCACCACTCCAATTCATAAAGATCGTTCATACGGTTATCTGGCTTTTTTTCAATGCCGTGCTGTTCTATTTGTTCTATGCCGTGATCGCCAATAAAATTGATAAATGGGTATGGATAGGGATTGGCCTTTTTTTACTGGAAGGTATTGTGTTGCTCCTCTTTAAAAATTTCTGTCCCCTGACCATTATTGCCCGTAAGTATTCTGACTCAACCAGGGATAATTTTGATATTTACCTGCCGGAATGGTTAGCGAGGTATAATAAAATTATTTACACAAGTCTGCTTGGAGTTATAATTTTGATCCTCGTATACCGACTGCTGTCAAATTGATATAAAATTGGATTCTATTACCCACATAGCTATTGGTGCCTGTATCGGCGAAGCTTTTTTTGAAAGAGGCTTTGGAAAAAAAGCCATGGTATGGGGTGCCCTTGCACAAAGCATCCCGGATATTGATTTTATCGCCGGGTTGTGGTCTTCGCCTGCCGGCGACCTGCTGGCTCACCGGGGTTTCACCCATTCCATTTTATTCGCCTTGCTCATCATCCCGGCCTTTGCCTTATCGGCCGACAGGATCCACCGGCCGCATAATATTGCCTTCCGTACCTGGTTATTGTTTTTTACAACGGAGGTATTCGTTCACCTGTTCATTGATGCATTTAATAATTACGGCATCGGCTGGTTCGAGCCGTTCAGCCATGTCCGCTATTCATTCAATACGGTTTACGTGGCCGACCCGTTCTTTTCGTTGTGGCCGGGTATTGCATTGTTCATGCTGGTCATTTTGAACCGGTACAGCCCCAAAAGAAGATTCTGGTGGCGGCTGGGTGTGATCCTGCCTTTTCTTTATCTCGGGTATTGTACCATCAATAAAATAAAGATCAACCGGGATGTGCAGCAGGTATTTGCAAAGCAGCACATCCCGCATGAAAGATATTTTACCACGCCGGCCCCGCTGCAAAACTGGTTGTGGTATGTGGTGGCAGGAAATGACAGCGGGTATCACGTCGGCTTCCGTTCCCTGTTCGACAGTAAAAAGGAGATCCGCTTTGAATATTTTCCCAGGAATGATTCGTTGCTTAAGCCCGTAGCCATGGATGAGGACGTGCACAAACTCATCCGGTTCTCCAAACAGTTTTATACCGTGGAAAAATGGAAGGATACCCTTGTGTTCAACGACCTGCGTTTTGGCCAGATCATCGGATGGGAAAATCCAAAAGAGAAATTCGTGTTTCATTATTACCTGCAATACCCGGAAGACAATAAGATGGTGGTGCAGCGGGGGCGCTTTGCCGGCTGGGACTGGGAAGTGGCAAAGAATTTCTGGCGCCGCATTAAGGGTGATTGATGCATCACAGCTATGATGGAATTCCGGGATACTAGGCTTTGTGCTTAAAATAAAAAGTGAATAAATAAAAAACGGTACGAATGAACTGGTAAGAAAGCCAGCGGTTGAACTGTTTAAAAATATTGTTTGTTTTGATGTGCTGTTCAAAAGTAATGCGGGTGCAATCTTTCTCAATGATCTGCTGTAAAACCTGCCTTGTTTCTTTTGCAAATGCGGGGTTGCGTACGTCGAGGTTCAGTTCAATGCTTGCATAGGCGCTGATGTTATTGATATTATAGGAGCCGGCCGTCATCCATTCCTCATCAGAAACAGCCATTTTACCATGCAGGATGTTCTTCTGGTATTCATAGAGTTCAATGCCGTTCCGCAATAACCAGTCGTACAACCAGCGTTC
This sequence is a window from Chitinophagaceae bacterium. Protein-coding genes within it:
- a CDS encoding phage holin family protein produces the protein MENTFAKVEEMAEHVKEYVNNHITSAKLSIAEKTSGVLSNIIAVAIVLMVFIFFLVFSSVALAFVFAKLTGEYYWGFLIVAGIYLLFAVLVWTLRVRLLKLPIMNAILQQLFKDEEEGNEKV
- a CDS encoding YtxH domain-containing protein; the encoded protein is MKNSSKILVALAAGVAAGAVLGILFAPGKGSDTRKKIVDEGKKMTDDVKHKFGKGMEKLNELKTGLKEKVEEFA
- a CDS encoding universal stress protein; translation: MQKIIAAFDGLKYSTSTRDHAIALARSGNMHLTGVFLDDVTYTSYKVYELITKDGVSDKKLKQLAKKDYDTRNKAVADFENACRKAGVEYNIHHDRKTALKELLHESIYADLIIIDSKETLTHYDESLPTRFIRELLTDVQCPVLLVPQKYKPIEKIALLYDGRPSSVHAVRMFSYLYPAPAAMHVEVISVKGMGNDMHLPDGKLVKEFIKNHYPKAIFKVLKGLPEIEIVKHLAQENKNVLAVLGAYRRGTVSRWFKASMADELMIELKTPLFIAHTR
- a CDS encoding metal-dependent hydrolase gives rise to the protein MDSITHIAIGACIGEAFFERGFGKKAMVWGALAQSIPDIDFIAGLWSSPAGDLLAHRGFTHSILFALLIIPAFALSADRIHRPHNIAFRTWLLFFTTEVFVHLFIDAFNNYGIGWFEPFSHVRYSFNTVYVADPFFSLWPGIALFMLVILNRYSPKRRFWWRLGVILPFLYLGYCTINKIKINRDVQQVFAKQHIPHERYFTTPAPLQNWLWYVVAGNDSGYHVGFRSLFDSKKEIRFEYFPRNDSLLKPVAMDEDVHKLIRFSKQFYTVEKWKDTLVFNDLRFGQIIGWENPKEKFVFHYYLQYPEDNKMVVQRGRFAGWDWEVAKNFWRRIKGD